A segment of the Calderihabitans maritimus genome:
CCGGTAGCCAGGGCCAGCTCCTGTCCCAGGAAGTTGGTAGCCGGTGGCACACCTTGTCTCATCAAAACCTCGTTACCGGTGCAGCAAATACCGGCCACGTTAATTCCCGCCGCTCCGGCAGCTTTAGCCTCTTCTTCCAGCCGACGGCACCATTCCACAATCTTTTCTGATAGCAAGGGAACATGTCCGTGAACCACCACGTTTACATGATCGGCCTTTAATACCCCCAAGTTAGTTTCCGCTTTTACCGGTTGGGGAGTACCGAAAATAATATCCTGGATGTCGGTAGCCAGCTTTAACCCGGCAAAGCCGTCCACCAGACCCTGTTTGACAGTTGCCAGCAGCAGATTGATGGGGTCGGCATCCACCCCCATGGTAGTCTGATGCATGGCTTCCCTGATTTCCCGATCGGCGTTTCTGGGCAATACCCCCAGCTTACCCCAGGTATCAATTCGTTCTTGAGGGGCCCAGGCGGCAAGCCAGCCCATAGTTTCGGAGGTATGGTTAGTAAAGGATTCAAAGGCTTTTTCCGCAACTTCCCCGGCCAAGGTGGTTATATCCTTTTGATCCGTTTCCAGTCCCAGCTTGGTGGCAATGGCTTTCAATTTGTGCTCATCTTGTATCTGGTAATCTATTTGGCCTTTTGCAATCTTATCCAAAGCCTCGACGACTTCATAAGCGTGGTCTACATGGGCGGATGTCCCACCAGCAACGCTGCGCAGTAAGTTCCGCGCCACGATTGTATCGGCATCGGCGCCACAAACACCTCGGCTGGGCTCGCCAAAAGGATTAATCCGACATGGCCCCTGGAGGCAGTTACGACAGCAGATGCCCAATAATCCAAAACCACATTGCGGTTGCTGGGCTTCCAGGCGGTCCCAGACCGTTTTTACCCCGTCGGCGCGGGTCCGCTCCAGCATTTGTCGTGCCGCCCGGTCGATAGTTTTCTTATCAAGCGACATCTTCATCCCTCCCCAATTATTACTGGTGCCCGCTTTAATCATTTTGTCCCTCTTCATCGACAAACATGGTTAAGTAGCGCTGTCTTTTCTCCTTGCTATAGTCCGGTACCGGCATAAAACGTATGGCTCCCGTGGGGCAGGCAGCAGCACAGGCCGGTACATCCCTGTCGGGACAGCGGTCACACTTCAAGGCTACCCTCTGGCGCCAGTCTTGAACAATTACCCCGAAGGGACAGGCCATAACACACATCCAACAGCCCACACACTTGTCTTGCCCGAATATAACCTTGCCCGTTTCGTTATCCTGCCTTAATGCTCCAGTCATGCAGGCATTGACACACTGGGGCTGCTGGCAGTGCCGGCACTGCATGGGAAAGTTGGTTTTTCCGTCAGTCTCCACGAAAATACGGGCTACCGGGGGTTCCTCAGCAGCTACCGCCAAAAATAGATCTTTACCGGGAAAGTGTTCTACCGCACAGGCCAGTTCGCAGCTGCGACACCCTAAACAGCGTTCCGGACTAATCAAAATTTGGTCCATCTGTCTCCCTCCTTCCTATAAATTTCAGTCCTATACTTCACCTACTTTACATGATACTGGAACAGAGCATAAAAAATATGTCATCCATTAGACAATTTGTTGAATTCTTCTGAAAATCAAAAAAATTTACAGCAGCGGTAGTATTCTGTATAGTTATCGGTCAATTAATTGTACCCGCAGCTAAGAGGATATTAAGATTGGACAAACTAGAACGACCCCATAAGAACTCAGGTAACAAAAGGCCCCGGTACATCGTGTACCGAGACCAGTGGGTCCCGAAAAAAATATTTGAACCTCTTTATTAAAACTGGGTTTATTATAAAAGGTGGAAAAATTGAACAGGAATCGACATTGCTAATTGTTTTAATTCTACATTAAAAAAGTAATTCCTTCTCACCTGCAAAATTTACGCAAATCTTTAGCTCACTTTTGTTCCTAAGCGCAGCTTATCGGCAATCATGGCTATAAATTCGGAATTGGTAGGTTTACCCCGCTCCACGTTAATGGTGTAGCCGAAGAACTTGTTCATCATCTCTACGTTACCCCGGTCCCAGGCCAGCTCAATAGCATGACGGATGGCTCTTTCCACCCGGCTCGGGGTGGTATTGTATTTTTCGGCAATCATAGGATAAAGTTCTTTAGTTACAGCACCTAATAGATTTACTTCTTCAATCACCATGAGTATAGCGTCTCGCAGGTACTGGTAACCTTTAATATGAGCCGGAACTCCCATTTGATGAATAATTCTGGTTACCTCCACGTCTAGGTTTCTGCTGCGAACGGGTCCCTGGCTGGATGAGTTTCCCCCATTGGCAAGCTGGCGGATTCGAGTCCCCAGAACTTGAAAATCAAAGGGTTTGAGGATATAGTAATCGGCTCCTAATTCGATGGAACGTAAAGTCGTCGTCTCTTGCCCCAGCGTAGTCAGGATGATTATTTTAGGGCGTTTGCTAAGCCGGGTATTATTAAGTTTCTCCAACACGCCGATACCGTCTAAATGAGGCATAATAATATCAAGAATAACTACATCCGGCTCATGTTGTTCAATCATTTTAATAGTCTGCAAACCGTTATACGCTATACCCACCAGTTTAAAATCTTCTTCTTCGTCTAAATATTCTTTTAATAATTCACAAAGTTCTTTGTTGTCATCTGCAATCAATATACTAATTGATTCCCCCATACATCCCGCCTCCTGTTAATTATTAAGACACAATACATTTCGACGTTTTAAAAGGATAATCCTTCTTTAATATGTAAAATACGAAAATAAATGAAAATTTTACTAATTACTCTAAAATTCGATTCAGATTGCAAAAATAAATAAACCAGGCAGACTACTTATCTGCCTGGTTTTGAGAATGGTCTGTCTCAACATCCACTCAGCCATTATTCCATAACCTCGCGTTGGATCATTGACAAAAACATGCGTTACCGCTCCGACCAACCTGCCATTTTGGATTATGGGACTGCCGCTCATCCCCTGTACAATTCCGCCGGTTAACTCCAATAAACGGGGATCTGTAATTTTTATAACCAGTCCTTTTCCGTCCGGTTTCTCCTGGTGGATTACCTTTTCGATATTTATGCTAAATTTCTCAATTTTATC
Coding sequences within it:
- the cooS gene encoding anaerobic carbon-monoxide dehydrogenase catalytic subunit, translating into MKMSLDKKTIDRAARQMLERTRADGVKTVWDRLEAQQPQCGFGLLGICCRNCLQGPCRINPFGEPSRGVCGADADTIVARNLLRSVAGGTSAHVDHAYEVVEALDKIAKGQIDYQIQDEHKLKAIATKLGLETDQKDITTLAGEVAEKAFESFTNHTSETMGWLAAWAPQERIDTWGKLGVLPRNADREIREAMHQTTMGVDADPINLLLATVKQGLVDGFAGLKLATDIQDIIFGTPQPVKAETNLGVLKADHVNVVVHGHVPLLSEKIVEWCRRLEEEAKAAGAAGINVAGICCTGNEVLMRQGVPPATNFLGQELALATGAVDLMVVDAQCIMPSLINVAQCYHGEIVTTMPISKIPGAHHVPFTLEEADQQAREIVRRAINSFKKRDMNRVQIPEEKVPIVAGFSVEAIIGALAKINAEDPLKPLVESIKNGAILGAVGTVGCNNVKFTQDLVHVELVKQLIANDVLVVATGCSAHALGKAGLLHPDATKNVAGPGLRQVLTAVGEAAGLGEPLPPVLHMGSCVDNSRIGDLLIALADYLGVAVKDLPVAASAPEPQHEKALSIGTWAVAMGILTHVGLPPHVLGSATVSGALTGQPVESLLGGKFYVEADPVKAAEGLINHLKSKRKALGL
- a CDS encoding 4Fe-4S dicluster domain-containing protein; the encoded protein is MDQILISPERCLGCRSCELACAVEHFPGKDLFLAVAAEEPPVARIFVETDGKTNFPMQCRHCQQPQCVNACMTGALRQDNETGKVIFGQDKCVGCWMCVMACPFGVIVQDWRQRVALKCDRCPDRDVPACAAACPTGAIRFMPVPDYSKEKRQRYLTMFVDEEGQND
- the spo0A gene encoding sporulation transcription factor Spo0A — translated: MGESISILIADDNKELCELLKEYLDEEEDFKLVGIAYNGLQTIKMIEQHEPDVVILDIIMPHLDGIGVLEKLNNTRLSKRPKIIILTTLGQETTTLRSIELGADYYILKPFDFQVLGTRIRQLANGGNSSSQGPVRSRNLDVEVTRIIHQMGVPAHIKGYQYLRDAILMVIEEVNLLGAVTKELYPMIAEKYNTTPSRVERAIRHAIELAWDRGNVEMMNKFFGYTINVERGKPTNSEFIAMIADKLRLGTKVS